A single Camelus ferus isolate YT-003-E chromosome 3, BCGSAC_Cfer_1.0, whole genome shotgun sequence DNA region contains:
- the IRX2 gene encoding iroquois-class homeodomain protein IRX-2 isoform X2, with protein sequence MTGAISYHPYGSAAYPYQLNDPAYRKNATRDATATLKAWLNEHRKNPYPTKGEKIMLAIITKMTLTQVSTWFANARRRLKKENKMTWAPRNKSEDEDEDEGDAARSKEESPDKAQEGTETSAEDEGISLHVDSLTDHSCSAESDGEKLPCRAGDPLCESGSECKDKYDDLEDDEDDEEEGERDLVPPKPVTSSPLTGVEAPLLSPPPEAAPRGGGGGGKTPLGSRTSPGAPPPASKPKLWSLAEIATSDLKQPSLGPGCAPPGLPAAAAPNSSGAPPGGSPYPASPLLGRHLYYTSPFYSNYTNYGNLNAALQGQGLLRYNSAAVAPGEALHAAPKAASDAGKAGAHPLEPQYRPPGGGYEPKKDASEGCTMVGGGVQPYL encoded by the exons ATGACGGGTGCCATCAGCTACCACCCTTACGGCAGCGCGGCCTACCCGTACCAACTCAACGACCCAGCCTACCGCAAGAACGCCACGCGGGACGCCACGGCCACGCTCAAGGCCTGGCTCAACGAGCACCGCAAGAACCCCTACCCCACCAAGGGCGAGAAGATCATGCTGGCCATCATCACCAAGATGACCCTCACGCAGGTCTCCACCTGGTTCGCCAACGCGCGCAGACGCCTCAAGAAGGAGAATAAGATGACGTGGGCCCCGAGGAACAAAAGCGAGGACGAGGATGAGGACGAGGGTGACGCGGCCAGAAGCAAGGAGGAGAGTCCGGACAAGGCGCAGGAGGGCACTGAGACGTCGGCGGAGGACGAAG GGATCAGCCTGCACGTCGACTCGCTCACGGATCACTCGTGCTCCGCCGAGTCAGACGGGGAGAAGCTGCCGTGCCGAGCCGGGGACCCTCTGTGCGAGTCGGGCTCGGAGTGCAAGGATAAGTACGACGACCTGGAGGACGACGAGGACGACGAGGAGGAGGGAGAGCGGGACCTGGTGCCGCCCAAGCCCGTGACCTCGTCGCCGCTGACCGGCGTGGAGGCGCCGCTGCTGAGTCCCCCGCCCGAGGCCGCGCCccgcgggggcggcggcggcggcaagaCGCCCCTGGGCAGCCGGACGTCGCCGGGCGCGCCGCCGCCCGCCAGCAAGCCCAAGCTGTGGTCTCTGGCCGAGATCGCCACGTCGGACCTCAAGCAGCCGAGCCTGGGCCCGGGCTGCGCGCCGCCCGGGCTGCCCGCGGCCGCCGCGCCCAACTCGTCCGGGGCGCCGCCCGGAGGCTCGCCCTACCCCGCGTCACCGCTCCTCGGCCGCCACCTCTACTACACGTCGCCCTTCTACAGCAACTACACCAATTACGGGAACTTGAACGCGGCgctgcagggccaggggctcCTGCGGTACAACTCGGCGGCCGTGGCACCCGGAGAGGCGCTGCACGCGGCTCCCAAGGCGGCCAGCGACGCGGGCAAGGCGGGCGCGCACCCGCTGGAGCCCCAGTACCGGCCCCCGGGCGGCGGCTACGAGCCCAAGAAAG ATGCCAGTGAGGGCTGCACCATGGTTGGTGGGGGCGTCCAGCCCTACCTATAG
- the IRX2 gene encoding iroquois-class homeodomain protein IRX-2 isoform X1: MSYPQGYLYQAPGSLALYSCPAYGASALAAPRSEELARSASGSAFSPYPGSAAFTAQAATGFGSPLQYSADAAAAAAGFPSYMGAPYDAHTTGMTGAISYHPYGSAAYPYQLNDPAYRKNATRDATATLKAWLNEHRKNPYPTKGEKIMLAIITKMTLTQVSTWFANARRRLKKENKMTWAPRNKSEDEDEDEGDAARSKEESPDKAQEGTETSAEDEGISLHVDSLTDHSCSAESDGEKLPCRAGDPLCESGSECKDKYDDLEDDEDDEEEGERDLVPPKPVTSSPLTGVEAPLLSPPPEAAPRGGGGGGKTPLGSRTSPGAPPPASKPKLWSLAEIATSDLKQPSLGPGCAPPGLPAAAAPNSSGAPPGGSPYPASPLLGRHLYYTSPFYSNYTNYGNLNAALQGQGLLRYNSAAVAPGEALHAAPKAASDAGKAGAHPLEPQYRPPGGGYEPKKDASEGCTMVGGGVQPYL, encoded by the exons ATGTCCTACCCGCAGGGCTACCTGTACCAGGCGCCCGGCTCGCTGGCGCTCTACTCGTGCCCGGCGTACGGCGCGTCGGCACTGGCGGCGCCGCGCAGCGAGGAGCTGGCGCGCTCGGCGTCGGGCTCGGCGTTCAGCCCTTACCCGGGCTCCGCGGCCTTCACCGCGCAGGCGGCCACCGGCTTCGGCAGCCCGCTGCAGTACTCGGccgacgccgccgccgccgccgccggttTCCCGTCCTACATG GGCGCGCCCTACGACGCACACACGACCGGGATGACGGGTGCCATCAGCTACCACCCTTACGGCAGCGCGGCCTACCCGTACCAACTCAACGACCCAGCCTACCGCAAGAACGCCACGCGGGACGCCACGGCCACGCTCAAGGCCTGGCTCAACGAGCACCGCAAGAACCCCTACCCCACCAAGGGCGAGAAGATCATGCTGGCCATCATCACCAAGATGACCCTCACGCAGGTCTCCACCTGGTTCGCCAACGCGCGCAGACGCCTCAAGAAGGAGAATAAGATGACGTGGGCCCCGAGGAACAAAAGCGAGGACGAGGATGAGGACGAGGGTGACGCGGCCAGAAGCAAGGAGGAGAGTCCGGACAAGGCGCAGGAGGGCACTGAGACGTCGGCGGAGGACGAAG GGATCAGCCTGCACGTCGACTCGCTCACGGATCACTCGTGCTCCGCCGAGTCAGACGGGGAGAAGCTGCCGTGCCGAGCCGGGGACCCTCTGTGCGAGTCGGGCTCGGAGTGCAAGGATAAGTACGACGACCTGGAGGACGACGAGGACGACGAGGAGGAGGGAGAGCGGGACCTGGTGCCGCCCAAGCCCGTGACCTCGTCGCCGCTGACCGGCGTGGAGGCGCCGCTGCTGAGTCCCCCGCCCGAGGCCGCGCCccgcgggggcggcggcggcggcaagaCGCCCCTGGGCAGCCGGACGTCGCCGGGCGCGCCGCCGCCCGCCAGCAAGCCCAAGCTGTGGTCTCTGGCCGAGATCGCCACGTCGGACCTCAAGCAGCCGAGCCTGGGCCCGGGCTGCGCGCCGCCCGGGCTGCCCGCGGCCGCCGCGCCCAACTCGTCCGGGGCGCCGCCCGGAGGCTCGCCCTACCCCGCGTCACCGCTCCTCGGCCGCCACCTCTACTACACGTCGCCCTTCTACAGCAACTACACCAATTACGGGAACTTGAACGCGGCgctgcagggccaggggctcCTGCGGTACAACTCGGCGGCCGTGGCACCCGGAGAGGCGCTGCACGCGGCTCCCAAGGCGGCCAGCGACGCGGGCAAGGCGGGCGCGCACCCGCTGGAGCCCCAGTACCGGCCCCCGGGCGGCGGCTACGAGCCCAAGAAAG ATGCCAGTGAGGGCTGCACCATGGTTGGTGGGGGCGTCCAGCCCTACCTATAG
- the C3H5orf38 gene encoding protein CEI, giving the protein MEAGVWHPKPRSSVGWRARLSLPPSWVHPACHTVRGSSRGLASGRLPLAAHRVLAGPGSGALSLQTTRRALRFCVIKHSGDDCHWTDRLWHDVKPCCHLRRDEKATGWWHGRRSQQHRSMGTSCQLQC; this is encoded by the exons ATGGAGGCGGGAGTGTGGCACCCGAAGCCCAGGTCCTCCGTGGGGTGGCGTGCGCGGCTCTCACTTCCACCTTCCTGGGTCCACCCTGCCTGCCACACGGTGCGCGGCTCCTCGCGTGGCCTCGCGTCTGGTCGCCTGCCCCTCGCCGCTCATCGTGTCCTCGCGGGACCTGGATCCGGGGCGCTTTCGTTGCAAACTACCAGGAGGGCCCTGAGGT TTTGTGTTATAAAACACTCGGGGGATGATTGTCACTGGACAGACCGCCTCTGGCACGACGTGAAGCCTTGCTGTCACTTGCGAAGGGATGAAAAAGCGACGGGCTGGTGGCACGGGCGGCGCAGTCAGCAGCACAG GTCCATGGGAACCAGTTGTCAACTGCAGTGCTGA